The genomic stretch ctcaccaaaaaaaaaaaagaggctgccTTGGCCAGCATACATACCTTTAGGGTCTACAGTTTGATCACAATGGCCACTTCCCCCTCCAATCCAGGAGGCAGTCTCTGTCCACTTTATAAAAGGTATTTGTTAGTAGCCATGGCCAAAAACAACATGGTGGTGCATGAGCTTCACCCCTCCTCAAGGCCTTTCTAGCTCGAATAGGACCTCCTCTGGCTTAAGCCATGTAGACATGGCCTTCAAAATCCCGGGTCATCTTGGTGCTGAAATGAAGCTTGGGAGGATGCTGGGCACATGGGAAGagacttttccttcctttttgtagCTACCGACCTGCAGCCTCACTCAGTgaagcctgggggggggggggggggcctgtgCTCCTCAACATGACTAGCACAGGCCCTCCCTCTGCTAACGGCTCTTTTTTTTAGGCGTTTCCATCCCTGATAAGCCCAAGCTCAAATTTGTGGATCGGATGCCACTCGTGCCAAAGGTGAAGCGGGAACCTAAGAACCTGAGCGACATCCGAGGACCGTCCACCGAAGCCACCGACTTCACTGAGGGTAGTTTTGGTATCCTGGTGAGTGAGCTGTGaactggggaggtggggagatggGGGCCAAGAGTGGGAGGGAGGATAGGGCAGGGCACAGGCCTCCTCTTGGCTGATTCCGACCTCTGCTCACATCCCACATTCCCCTCTCTGGACTCTGCCTTTCAGCTGGCTCTCTCCCTGTGTTTGCAAGGCTTTCTCTCCATCTGCCTCTGGTTCCATCCAGTCTCAGCTCTAACCCCAACctctgcaagaagccttccctgatccggCTCAGTGCCGGTGTCATCCTTTTGAGATGGCCGCCTGTTCCCTCTTACCATGTCTCAAACATAGACATTGAAGTGTGaagctccccaagggcagggtctgtttttgcctttatccCTAGTGTCTGGCAcctagcaggcacttaataaatgctgctagTGGTGGTTGTTCTACCAGAGCCAGAACCAAGGGTATGCCAGGCAGGCAGCCACCGGGGGTGCCTTGCAGAGGGATGGGCTACACCCAGCAATGCTTTTTAGTAGGACTTTTTCCAAATACACATGTTTTCAGGGCTCAAAATTCCACCACTTGTAGCATGTGGATGCCTGTTGAGGGATATATCAGTAGAGTCCCAGGTGGCGCAcaattccaatccagcctcagactcattctagctctgagcaagtcactcactctctgcctcaattcctcagctgtaaaaatgaagattttaggagcacctgcctcccagggttgttgtgaggatcagatgagatagaTAACACcacgcctggcacatagtaggcacttaatgcttggTCCCATCCTCTTCTTCCACGATGCCCGCAAGTACCTTGTCTCAGCACTTCACTCTCAGATAATCTGGGCCAGCATCATGCAGGTGCTTAACAGATACTTAGAGTTCTGAATTTAGGTTCTTTTGTCTTCTGGTGGAGAACAGCTGAGGAGTGGGAAAGCCTCAAGGCAGGAACGGGGAGGAAGAAGGGCATCGACTCCACTGTAATGAAGGGTGATTGCTTTTACCTCTTTGCCCATCGGCCCAGTGGGTTTCTTAgtgaaagcccttcacagtctgactCCAGCCTAATTCCGGTCCAGCCTTTTGCTGTCTCCTCCCTCCTATGAACTCTACTGCAGCCAATTGGGCTCATTTGCTGTTGACCCCACACAGCGTCCCCTCTCCATCTCTGTGACTTTACACAGGCTGtccctcttttgccttttggaaaccTAGATCCCTTCACTGCCCACTTCAGAAAGACTTCCTGATCTCCCAGCTGTTGGTGCTCCTGCCTGAAATTCCTTGGTGTTTATTTAATGTGCCCATGTTGCATCTTCCcagtaggatgtaagctcctttaggtcCAAGACTATCAGTTTTTGTCTCTGAGTCCCTAacataacacagtgcctgccTCATACTGGTTGTGTTCCTAACTCTTGTCTCCTTTTCAGGCACTGGGCGGTGGTTACCTCCGCTGGGGCCATTTTGAAATGATGCGGCTGACAATCAACCGTTCTTTGGACACCAAGAACATGTTTGCCATCTGGCGTGTCCCAGGCCCTTACAAGCCCATCACCCGCAAGGGTGTGGGCCAGCGCATGGGGGGTGGCAAAGGCGCCATCGACCACTATGTGACACCTGTCAAAGCTGGCCGCCTCATCGTGGAGGTGGGAGGCCGATGCGAGTTTGGCGAGGTGGAGTCCTTCCTCAAGCAGGTGGCACACAAGCTGCCCTTCCCAGCCAAGCCCGTGAGCCGAGAGTCTCTGGAAAAGATGCGCAGGGAGCAAAGGGAAAGGGAGCTCAACAACCAGAACCCCTGGACCTTTGAGCGCATCGTCACTGCCAACATGCTGGGGCTGAGGAAGGTGGTGAGCCCCTATGACCTGACCCAGAAGGGGCGCTACTGGGGCAAGTTCTTCTTGCCTGAACGTGTCTAATGGCAGTCTTGGGGAGAAgctgcctcctctctcctccagctTCTCTTTATGAACTTGTGAGCACTCCCAGATGAATGAATGATGTCTTGCAAAGCATTGGGATGAAGAGAAGCCGAGTGTGCAGCAAGTGACTCTTCTTTTGGGTCCTTGCCTCAGCCAAGAGAGACGTGGATTCAGCTTCCCCCCAATATACCcttgctttgtgaccccaggcaagtgcTTAGTGCTCTTGGCAGCCAGAAGacttgctgacctgcattggtaatgGGAGCTTTTTCACCCAAAAGAAATCCTTATCCCAGGGGTCCTTAGACCTTTTTTATGAGTCTTGGTCCCTTTCGGCAGTAGGGTGAAGCCTGTAGAAACCCTTCTCAAAATCACGTCTTTtataaagaaatgtttattaaaatatctttaaaaatcacAGGCCCCCAATTAAGAACCCCTCTTCATTCTCCCTGTGAGATCCATTGATGCAGCTTAATACATTTACTGTAATTTACAGTCATAAAGGTTTTCTGGGACACCCAGACATTTATGAAGCACAACTTTGTGCCAGAGACTCCtcagcactggggatgcaaagaaagatagTCTGACCTTCCCACGGCTGCCCAGCTAAgggtgttggaggcaggattagaaccagACACTAAGGCCTGCCCTCATCCACTCCAGTCCATTGCATCAGTGACTCAGAGGGAGGGGTGAGGCAGAGCTAAAGAGAGAAAGCAGCAGGATAGCAAACGTTTtgggaggaaggaagcagaaaCCTTACCTCCACCCTTGCCCATGCCCTCCGTGGTCTTCAGACTCGTGccatgccacccccccccccaatacaaaCCTTGGGCACAACTGTCTTCACTCAGTGAGACTTTATTTGTTAATACATACTTGACAATTCTGTATTTTTGATACAGCAACAGAGAAATTGTAATCGGGACCTAGGACCTCCTCTATCCGGGCCAATTGCCCACTAGTCCTTCTAGACTCGATctcaatgagacaacagaaaGGCCAGGGGCACTGAAAACCTTAAAGGAGCCCATAGCAGGGTTAGATATTTGTGTGACCATCCATCCCTAGTGTCGGCTCCTTTACTACACTCTAAGCTACCCTCTTAGACTCTAAGCTCTTGGTGGACAGGGTCTGTAAGCATATTTAACCATCTCtaattctccccttcctcccatcaCTTAGCACTATGCAAACATAGTCCCAATGTTGATTGACTCAAAGCCTACAATTCTGCGTGGTATCCACTAAGGACTCCTGTGTTTCTGCCTGTAGCCCTGCCCCCTACCCTGCAATTCAGGAGCTAAGTAAACACCCTCTttacctcccctctctccctgagCTAAGTTCAGAATTACATGTACAAGCACTCCCCTCTCTTCTAAAACACGGAAGCAGGAGGGGAGAACAGTACGTTGGATGGAGGTGGCACAAATCTGATTTTAGGTGCCAGATTTTAAGATAATGAACATTTCAAAGTGGATGCCTCAGCAGAGAAAAGTTAGGACCATGGACTGGGGGGTGCTTGGAGACCATGTGGTttacccccttgttttacaaatgaaggagaGATGGTAgatgacttgcctgtggttacATATCCACTGTTTGACAGAATTTTAGTCCAGGTCTCCCTAAGGCCACGTCCAGCACTCTCTCCCCACCACATCAGCTCCCTTGAGCCTTGAGATACACTCGTTTATGCTTGAGCTCTATACCTGGAACAGTTGACCTTTTTACAAAAATGCACCTCCTTAAAGAACCCCGCAGTGGATCCTTTCAGAATGTAAATAATCGCATTTCAGTGAATCAGTTAGCTTGAAGTCCCTGCTCTCTTCGGGAGAACCCTGGGGACAGAAGTAGAAACCAAATGCTTTCTATCACTACACACCAAACTGCTGGTCAGCAAGGTCAAGTTCTGTAGCCAGCAGGGAAGTGGTTGGGAAACACATTGTAGGGAGAAGTGAAGCAGCAGCATCTTCATCTGTCTCACCTGACAACTGGGTTCTGATTAGATATAGCCAAGTACAGTGCCAAGAGCATTCCTTGGCTTTGGAGTCGAGACCTGgactaaaatcctgcctctgccacttgaTAAACTGGGTGTCCTTGGGCAAGCTACCTGACCTTCAAGagtcttggtttccccatctgtaaaatgaggaagttgaactggATGGTCTCTAAGATACCCTGCAGCTTTAAATCTCTGAAATTAATTGAATCAGCACTTGCAGAAAGAggggatatatatataattttttgaatAAACTTTTCGGGACTCATTACTTTAAATGTCCAACCTCCCAAAACAAGTTTATAAACAAAAATAGGCCCTTAGgaactgtgtgacccaaggcaagtcacttcaccactcggcctcagtttcctcgtctgaaaaatgaaaggatggaACTGGACAACCTCTGAGGTGCCTTAGACTACAATCCTGTTCTCTCAGTGATCTGTAGCTGTCGTTCTCAATTAAAACcacattaccaacaaaacccgGGTTGAATTTGTTCTAGGTGTGAGTCGGTTACGCTGTTCTGTGCTTACTGGAATTAGGTGTTTTCTTTACTAAAGTCctattgttaagtcatttcaattGCATCCGacgcttcatgaccccattggaattttcttggcagagatatttcagtggccatttccttctcatcctACCAACAAGGAGACtggggaaaacagggtgaagcgacttggccagggacacacagtaagtgtttgaggccagattggaactccgGGAGccgagtcttcctggctccaggcctagcactcgaCCCATGCTCTACCCCACTAACAATAACTGGCCATTTTCTAAAAAGGCCACTAGTCACAAGGGGGCGCTGTAGGGTCACAGGTCAGTCTCCtactttcagagctggaagagacttcagaggccactTAGTCCAGCCCCctcttgcaaatgaggaaatggccCCAAGAGGTGGTGACtagtccaggatcacagagctgcTAAGACAGGACTCAGACCTAGTTGTTCCTGACTCAGGTCCACACTGACTGATTAGTGTACATCCATCTCCACTCCTAGAAAAGGGGACCCCATAATGTGCGCTCACTTCACAGGCGGGCTTTTGGATGCGAAGGAACTCCATGTTCCCAGTGAACTAAAGAAAAGACACCACCCTAACACTGCCTTAAATACACAAGAGgctgagcctcagtctcttcatctagaCTGGGGTGGGGGCAAACTTGGTCAACCCAAAGATAGAGTGGGCTGCAAATGCCACTTCTTAAACTCTTCTATTCAACTTGCCTTATTAACTGGAACAAGTGGGCCCTGGGAAAGAGGCGGAAGATaactgggggggaaggggggtgtAATTATCCTAAACAGAGTTAACCAAGATTGATCATACAGAGATCAAGAGCCGGAAAGGGCCTCTGAggacttcattttatagatgagtaaactgagggaaGCCCAGGAAAGTGGCAATTTGCCCGAGGTctccagatctgaacccaggtcctgacttGAGAACCAATGGTGTTTCCATGGCATCAAGGTCTTGTCAAGTTGGAGCTGTAGTGAATGCCTACATTGGACCCAAAATGTCAAAGGTATGTAGCCCATATTCAGACTCATGTCTGACGTTCATTCTCATTGAGCCTAACTGCCTGTTACTCCCTCTAATCCCTTCTACTATTAGCGCCTACTCTTCTTCCCTCAATCCCCCTGCCCAGACTTGTATGGTCTCTGAACCCTGGCCCTCTGTGCTTCTAAGAGGATATCAAATGAAAAGGTAGACGTTTGGCTGGTGGTTGTCCAGTGCCACCAAGTGGGACTTCTCAAAGGAGAGGTGGAGTAGCTGAGAAATATGCAATGGAGGGATGGCACCACCAGGATGGAAAGAGGAACCAGCGTTCACCCAGGATCCATCtagaatcaaaaaagaaaagtagcaaAGAAGGCAGAAGGTCATAAAATACATAACACTGTCAGCCAGTATCACCAACTATCATGTAGGGTTGATATAATAATGCTTCATTCTCATTCCTTTGAAATATCCCTAAATGAGAATCTTTTTTCTGGCAGAAATTATAATGCCATCGTGGGTCTGCTtcggttcttcttacttcacagACTTGACAACCTTTCTCCTCCTGTCATTCCTTTTTGATGAGGAGGCAAACACTCCCCTCCCCTGCTGGGGTTGTACTATTTCCCCTCAGGAGAGGACAGGAAATGCTTCCACTTTTGTCCCCGTGCCTACTTGCATAGTACTTGTTGAATGAAATAGAATCACCACTTTGCAAGTGGGAAGGCCGAAAGAAGGTGATTTACTCTCAAGGCAAACTTCTGTGACCCCCTTTTCAATAGCCACCTGGCATCGGCCACCACTGTCTCCACAACTGAACTCAGCAtctcctcctcttcatttttCTCCCATATGAAAATTTCTCTGACTATAGATTTTAAGttcactgagggcagggacttttgttTTGCCTTGGTGTTTTCAACACCTGACACGTAGTAAATACTGAATACTTGCTAGGCTGATTGCTTGATGTTTCCTCATAACAGCAGCCCACCCACATCACGGCATCCTTCTATGAGTATCCAGAGTTATGGAAATATTCAAGGACCCAGCAATCGGCTTCGATGCCCAGACACAAACAGCCCACGCTCCCATCTTTATCACGTTGCAGTGACCCCACAGCTGGACTGTCCAGCCAAAAGGAAGTCCAGTCTGTTCAGAGTCATGGAGAGAGGGGCTGCTTCCCCATCCTCTCCCCATAGAGGACTCACCTGAGGCAGGCGGTCACAGTCAAGTGGGCTTTCAGGCAAAGATGCCCCCAATGGTGGAGGCCAAGATGATGGCGAGGATAATGCAGCAAATCATGATCATAATCTTCTTCTGCTCATccgggagaaggaaagagaaagcacaGAAGCAGTACAATACCACTGTACAAGGAGAGTTCTGTGGGAACTGGGGCTCCCAGAGGAACTACGCTAGTTCAggataaggaggaaggagagaacagaCATGGAGCTGGCTTTGGGAATCCAGTCCTGCCACTGGGCAATTTACTCCAAGCAAGGAAAGCCCAAGGTGAATTCTACAGGATCTTAGATGTAGATCCAGAAAGCCCTCTGCCTTGACAGACAGCCGACTTCCCCAAGGTCGTACAcatactaagtatctgaggcagaatttgaacccaggtcttcctgactccaaatccagcattctatccactacttaATTTGTTCCTGTTTTGAGAAaccagaatcttttagagatcacaagatttagagttggaaggacccaCAGAAGTTCTGTAGTCGCCTCCTTTTAGGGATGGCACCTGGAGATGggacccaaagtcacacaggtaataaagagAAGATCCAAGATTCAAACGCaaatcttccaactctaaaaccagtgcccttcccccacccccactcggCTGCCTCTCAATATTAGATGGCGGTCACTGGCAACCAGAGAATGCAGACCCAGCTATACCCAGAAATTTAGCCCTCAGCTTTGGAAAACAGCCACGCATCTGCCCTGCCTCAGCCCCAGCCCTCATGAACAGGTCTTCTCCTTCTTCACTTCCTCATGGACATGCCTCACTCTCTGAATGAGTGATCATCAAACCGGAAGGGTTGCACAGAAAATTAAATAGGTGGCTCTCATCTCAAACTCTGAGATCATGAGGTCTCCCTGTGACTCACACCCTCTGGCAGAGGCCTCCTGCCTTTCAGCCATTTGAGCCCTGCTCTCCTCCAAACCTAGCTAACCACCACCAGGGGCTTCCTCTTTCTGTATTCCCAATGACAGATCGTTGGAGGAAGCACCTCAAACTAACTAACTGGTAATGAGTGCTCTCTTATGAACTGGGTGGTCCTCATTCCAACAGCAAAATCCTTTTATCTCTTGATTTAGTCATATTCTCCATAGCAGATAGCCCAAACCTTTCCCTCAAAGCCCTACTACATCCCCTCTCTCCTTACCCTCAGCAGATGACCTTACTCCCACTTTACCGAGGTCAAGGCCATCTGTAATGAGCTGCACAATCTTCCCTTCTCTGCCCCTTTAAGCCTTTATCCTCACCCATCCTCTCCTCTACCCTCCAAGTGTCAGAAAAGGAAGTGGCCCTCCTTCAGCCAAGGATAACTCTTCCCATCTATAGCCCTGATCTAGCCCCAACCACTTTCTCCAAAacttttcatctctccctttgtagaaatgttttctctagggggcagctaggtggcgcagtggataaagcaccagtcctggattcaggaatacctgagttcaaacccggcctcagacagctgtgtgaccctgggcaagtcacttaacccccattgccccgcaaaaaaaaaaaaaaagaaagaaagaaaagaaatgttttctccttgacctacaAATCTATACAGGTCTCCCCAAccttaaacatatatgtatgtgtgcatggatatatatgtatatatatacacacacatatttatctaAGTTAATATATAGAGACAATATAGATAATTTTCTAAACCCTTGATGTTCTGACCACCTCTCCCCACCCAAGGTGCAATCTGTCTTTCCTCCCCTTCACCATCAAAATTATAGAGAGAATAGCCTACATTCATTGCATTTACTTCCTCATCCCCCACTCCCTCCACAGCCCCACAATCTGGTTTTGATCCTTTCCACTCTCCTGACACAGCGACATCCAAACTCATTACCAAAACCCTCCTCTCTAGCCTGATTCTCTTTGACCTTTCAACAACACCTGACCCAACTGAATATATCCCCTTCTTCAAGATGCCCTTTCTCCCCTTGACTTTTATAACACTGCCCTCATAGCTCTCCTCCTGCCTCTGTGACTGCtctgtggtgttttgtttttgttttttgctgattCCACATGCTCCTCACAGGCCAAATaattagagctggaagcaaccttAGAAGACATGCCATCTTGcaagatgaaataaataaaaagtaaagagcttaagtgacttgcccactgtcatatAGCAGACAAGCGtgcaaggtaggatttgaacccaggtctttctgacttcctttAGTGCATCACACTTTCCTCTATGCCATACTGTCTCCTGCCCTTTAAATGTAGTTTTACCCAAGGTTCTGTCCTCAACCATCTTCAGTGCCCTACACTCTCCCTTGGTCATTTCTTCCATTCCCATGGCTGCAATGACCACCTGTATACAGCTATCTCCCAAATCTCTCAATTTCTCCCCAGAACGTCAGTCCTACTTCAGTCCAACAACTGCTTGTTAGCTCTACTAGGACCTGCCACCAACTGTCAAAATGTCATACCTCAGCTAAAAAATCTCTCCCCCTCATAATTTCTCCATTTATGCTAACACAACCCTATTGACCTGGTCACTCGGGCTCAAAATCTGTTGACTAAACTCCAAAGTATCTCACATCCCCAActctcttttctattcccactgCAGCCATACCACAAGCTCTTGGAGGACAGGGTTTGTGTGTGATTTAGTCTCTGCATTCCCCTGCACCTAGGAGAGTGCCTCATATTTGGCTGTTAACTTACACTAGGCAGTACTTTAATTTCATGTCCAGTCTTTTTGCACCAGGCCCCATTTCCCAAGCAATCTGCTTTGTCATGTAGGATTTGAGCAAAAGCTGAAAATAGCATCAATCACAGTGGAATTCCCATCACTGAACATCCATGGGAGaaggtagggagagagaaggcATTCTCACAAtcaatataaattcatttatttaaattaacaataaaataatcaagtttcattaaaaaaaaaaacagacgaAAAACCCTTTGCTTTTGGACACACAATACAATTCCCAGCCTCACATGTGAGACCGAGGCCACATAACTGGAGTTTGTTCCTTCTTGGCACCAGAGTCAATCACCTCTTGAATGTCAGACATCATAGCCTTGGGCAACAATAGTGCTTCACCCCCCATGGCTCTCTCCACATATCGAAGGGTGTTTAGAACAGACCCTGCAAACAGGCACTATATTAGAGATCTGCCTCCATCCTTGGAGTCATTAAGGCTGAGGGTTAAGTCATCAAAGGATGGCATGTACCTGGGGTACAAAGGAGCAAGGAACCTGGGGACAAACTTCATGCACCAGGTGAGAAATCAACCAGCTTGTGTTGGCTTAAATCCAATACCAGCTTCATGAGGACTTCTGCACACTAAGTGCCTACTTCAGAACGCTCTAAAGAAGATCTTCAATGCCATTCGCTCCCCGGTGGCCCCATGAGGGAGAAACCAAACCCTCTTTGGTAAGAAGAAGATGCCATTTGGTCAAAGCCCCACTTTGAACCAAGCGGCTCTGTCAGCAGATCCCTGGGAGACAGGATCTTCTCAGTCACCCTGAGTGTCCCTTAATTTCTAGTGAGCCTTAGCACAAACTGGACCTGTGcaccagaaagaaaagagaacgaGGGTCCACTAGGCAAGTGAGCCAATGGACACGGAGTGATCTTGAGATGATGACGTCCAAAACCAGGGATTCACCCGATTTTTCATCCGGGTAACGGCCCTCAGGAAGAGTGTGTTTTGATCAGGCTTCCTCCCAAAGCTGCATAAAGAGCTAGTTGTTCCCTCATCCACTCCCATGAAGCAGTTACTCAAGCTAATTCTAGAGGTTAGACCCAGAATCTCTACTCCCCAGGTTCCAGACTCACACtcaatctatctctctctctatctctctctctctctctctctctctctctctaaagaaTCATTGAAACCACTCCTAAGC from Dromiciops gliroides isolate mDroGli1 chromosome 6, mDroGli1.pri, whole genome shotgun sequence encodes the following:
- the MRPL16 gene encoding 39S ribosomal protein L16, mitochondrial, with translation MWRRVTRAGAPVLSVLPSGSGAAQPLSAGMKTFLPVPTFEGVSIPDKPKLKFVDRMPLVPKVKREPKNLSDIRGPSTEATDFTEGSFGILALGGGYLRWGHFEMMRLTINRSLDTKNMFAIWRVPGPYKPITRKGVGQRMGGGKGAIDHYVTPVKAGRLIVEVGGRCEFGEVESFLKQVAHKLPFPAKPVSRESLEKMRREQRERELNNQNPWTFERIVTANMLGLRKVVSPYDLTQKGRYWGKFFLPERV